Within the Rhizobium favelukesii genome, the region GCGACACCCTTGCTCCCGGTGTTGTTGTCAAACCACGCCACGTCAATGCCGGCATGCGCCAGCACGTCTACTAGCGTTTCGTTGGCCATCGCCTTCGCATGAGTGAAATCCGAGCGCGTGAACCGCGAGAACATGCAGGGAATTGACGTCGCGGTAGCCGTGCCGCAACTCATAGTATTCGGGAAATAGACGACGTTCGCGACTTTGAGCCGCGGATTGGTCTCCCGTTGGTATCCGCCGAGTGAGAAGTTCTCCGCACGCGCGGTCTCGCCCGCGACAATGACCGTAACCCGCGGCTTGTTGATGGGCGGCTCGGGCGACTTGACCGTGGCGTCGACTCCGACAGATTGAACGACGATCGAAGCCTCTTTCCCAGCATCTAGGAAATAGCGAGCGGTACTGACGATCGGTGTGACAGGATTGAAGCTCTTAGAGATGTCCCGCCGCTCCCTGACGGCTGCCGTGTACTCCCGCGAGTATGTTACGCCGCAGATGCCGAAGATCGCGAGTGAGGCGAGGATTGCAATGAGGTTCCAGAAGAACTTTCGCATAAACGTGCGATGATCAACCTTCGTCCAGACTATGAGCAACGATGGCACGATGCCGAAGATGGCAACATGCGTAAGGAAATCAGAGGTGATCAAATGCTGGGCTTCCGCCGGCGTTGTCTCCATAGCGTTGCGGATCATGTCGCTGTCGATGACCACCCCGAATGTGTCGGTGAAATGAGATGCCACCGCCGCGACGACGACCAGGAAGATCAGAAACGGCTTGATGAGGTACTTGGTTGAAAATGGGGTGATTGCGGCAACGAACAGTGCGAGCATCGCGAGATACAGAGCCCAAAGCGGACCACTTCCGCTTCCAAGATAGTCGGTGACCTTCTGCCAGAATGTGTTGTTGCAGAAGACAAGGATGTAGCAGCTTGTAAGTATGCAGAGCGGGATGCTGCCAATCTTCGGCCGCAGCGAGCTCACTTTTGTGGGCACTGTCGTCAATTTAACCTCTCCAACGCAAGCGCGTGTTTTGGAGGCAATTGCTGACAGACACCTGAAGCTGGAAAGATGAACAATTATGTCCAGATTCGTCGGGTCACGGCTTCCCATCACTTGGCTTCTGGTTACAAACGTGATCGATTGCAGTTCACTCAACGATTGCTGCGCTTGGTATGGATACCACTTCTGATTTTAGCCCAGCGCCGGAACATGCGATCGCTTCGGCCTGTCGACCCAGTTCGGACTCGCTGGGGGCGTTTGCGGAAGGAGGCGGATTCCTAGACATGCTACGAGCAAAGTGCTGTGGCATCTTGATATCTCGTATCGTGACATCGCCGATGTCGGTACCGAAGAAGACTACCTCTATACCATTATCAAGGACGCCGGCTTCCTGCAGGATCGCGCCAAGCGGCGTGCCTGCCCAGCGGGCGTTGCCGATGCCGCCGGTGAAAAAGGGGAAGCCGTGGTTGCCCGAGCATTCCACTGTGAAAACGACCTCTTGCCGAGGCCGCGCCTTGATGGCGTCGAGCGTCAAGTTCAAGGGCTTTTTGACGAGGCCCTCGTCGATCGTTGGTCGATTGAAGGTGCCGATGTAACAAATCCCTCAAGTGCCAAGCGCCTTGCGGCCTCCTCGAAGTGCGGTGTCAGACCTAACTTGTCATGAGCCACAATTTCACCGGGGTGAGGCTCCGTGTCGGTGTCGGGGCGGGCGACATAGCAGTCAAGTTTGCCCCAATCCACATCGATAGCCACCCTTTCGGTGCGCAATCGCGGGTCGTCGTTGCCGATTTGAGGCGCACTTGCATATTCCGACACATGGCACAAGGCAGCCTTGCTATGGCTGCCCTGCCGGCCCAGCATTCTGCCGTATCAAGAAGAAACATCCGGCGCTTCATACGTGCAAGGAAGTTCAAATGACTTCGATCTCCGTTGGGGCAAGACATACTAGCGCAATTCTCCGAGCGTAAAAACCAGCGGCGCAGAGGGCGTGCTTGGGACCCGAACCACGCGGCCTACTCGCACACCGGAGCCTGGACAACTTGGAACCTGGCGAGCCAAAGCTCAAATAGATGCGCACATGTCGCGTTTAAGGTGACCGTCAGCATCGGCGTCCAAATAGCAATGCGTGATCAATATTCTCCGCAAATTTTAAGATCGCCCCGACGCGTGACGGAGGCATGTTTGCTAGGGAGGCCGCCTCGTGGACCCTTTGGTCCATCCATCCTCGACCGAATCTTTCATCCTGTCCCCTCCAACCCGCGCAAGCTTCGGGCTATCCCGCTCGATGCACTGCAAGCCCACGAGGTCGATGATCTGGTTTCTCCATGCTCGTTGTTTGACCGGAGGACGGTCGGCCTGCGGCCGACTATCCGGAAAACAATCTGACGGGCGAGGTCGTGGACAGCGCCTTCCACGGTCGCTGTTGGCGGCTTCAGGTGAAGATTGGTGACGACCCGGTCGACTGGTCCCGCGGGGAGCAGAAAGGTGCCCTCCCGCATTTTCGCTCCCTCCGGAGCGATGCACCGTTTTGCCCGCATGAAATTCAAAGATCGAAACGGAAAAATCAAATGACAACGATAACAGGCATAACCTCGACGATGACGGCGTCATTCCTCGGCTCCCTTGTTGAGGTTGTAGAAGCCTTCACCATCATACTGGCGGTCGGCGTGACGCAGAGCTGGCGGCCGGCGTTTATCGGAACGGGCCTCGCCCTCGCGGTTCTGGCAATCCTCGTGCTGGCGCTCGGACCGCTGCTTGGAATGATACCCATCGAACTCATGCAGTTCGTGATTGGGACCCTGCTGATACTGTTCGGCTTGCGGTGGCTTCGCAAGGCGATCCTGCGGGCGTCCGGGTTCATCGCCCTTCACGACGAAGAAAAGGCATTCGCGGAGGAAACCGACAACCTTCGACGCCAGGCATCGGATAGACGAGCGAACGTTCTTGCCGCGATCGCTGCCTTCAAGGCAGTTCTGCTCGAAGGGGTCGAAGTCGTTTTCATCGTCATCGCCACTGGCGCTGGCCACGGCATGATCGGTTATGCGAGCATCGGCGCGTTGGCTGCTTGCTTGCTGGTACTGGTTATCGGCCTCTTTGTGCACAAGCCCCTTTCGACCGTCCCCGAGAACAGCTTGAAGTTCGTGGTCGGCCTGCTCCTCAGCGCGTTCGGCATCTTCTGGGTAGGCGAGGGCATCGGCGCGGGTTGGCCGGGAGCTGATCTGTCGCTGATCGCCATCCTCGCGGTGTTGATCGTCGTGTCGTTCGGTCTGGTCCGGATGCTCCAACAGTATTTTGACTCCCATACAAAGCAGGTAGCACGATGAATTTCCTGAAACTGGTCCTGAAAGAAACAATTGGCCTGTTCATCGACGACGGGGCACTCGCACTGCTCACGATCGCGCTGATCGCCCTGGTCGGCGTCCTGGTGACGCTCGAGGGTATCGATGGGTTGCTCGGCGCGTGCATCCTCTTCCTTGGATGCCTGCTCATCCTCGCGGAAAGCGTCGCGAGGGCAGCACGCCGGAAATTCAAAGGCTGACCGGGCCGTAGTAGAGGGCAGCCTTGCAATTACCAGGTGGCTGATTACCTGCTCATTTCCGCATATAGCCCATTGTATTGGCAGCAAGATTTCCCAATAAACTAAAACTCCATGGAACCATTTGGGGGGCTCGTTTCCTCTTCAGAATTACCAAATCGTGGCCGCCGAACTTGTCCGCTAGCGTTGCGAATCACAGGCGCGACAGACGGGGTCGACAGCGTCAATTCTGGAGATCGAAAATGAAAAATTGGTTTTGTCAGAAGTTGTTGCGGTGATTGCCGCAAGCACGGGAATGGGTGTAGTGGACACGGCAGCCTTGCGCTGTTGTCCCTACTCTGTTGCAAGGGATATACTTGGCACGCCTGCCAGGAATATCGCAGCCACCGAGGCGGCGATGAGAGGCTTGGATCCGAACATTGTCCGTCTCCCGCGAAAGAGGCCACAGCCGTGGCCTCGATGCCTCAGTGGCGGCGTGATTGCCGCCACCGTCATAGATTCGGATTACGACTTGGAGACCGCTTCCATGGCGTCCGCCAGCGTGGAGGTGGCGTTTTTCTTGCAATAGGCGGCGACCTTCTCCGCATTGGCGTGGGCCTTGTCGCCATCGATCATGGCACTGCCAGCTTTGCCGTGAACGTACCCGTTTACCCACATCGCCACACCGATGGTCTTCGCGGCGGGCATGTCGCCGACATCCTTGCAGGTGAGTTTCGACATGTCCACTTCCGCGGCCAACGCCTGGCTTGTCAAGCCAATACCTGCAACTGCTATTGCGATTGAAACAAGGCGTATCATGATCTTCCTCCCAAATTCGCCCGTTGCCAGAGCGAGGGCTCGTGTGTGTGGTGGTATGTTTGGAAACCACAAGGCGCCGTGGCCAGGATCGACCGCGGCAGATCGTAATTTAGAAACAACTAATAATAGCACGATACGTTGAGGAATACGCGTAATTTTATCGCGCTCTCTGGCGACACGAACGACAGTGGAGGGTGCGTCGCGATCGATCTGTCAGTCCTTCCAGACCGCTGTCGTTATAGCGGTGATGATCTTGTGACCGGTCTTGCGGGAGATGCAGAATTCGCGGCACAGCGCCGCTATCTTCTCGCCATCCAGAACCCGCGCAACGAATTTGAGACGCTCGTCCATGCGGTTGCACTTCTGCCAAGGCACCTTCGCTCTCCTCGCAAAGGCAAAAAGTGTAACCCATGTCTCCGGTTTGAACTGTCACCCCTCTCTCGGGAAGGACACTTACCATGCCAAGGCTTTTTCTGGTCTTGGTCACGAATTGGTCACTCCGTTCTGCGCCACCCGCCGCGCCCCGTCGCATAGCAGCCTGATTGCGATTGTTGCGGCATTAAGAGGCAATCATCTCAAGCTGTCGGCACAGTGCCACCGTCGATGGTGTATTCGGTCCCGGTGATTGCGCTCGCACGAGGGGACACGAGAAAAGCGATCAAATCCGCGACTTCCTCTGGCTTGGCCGGTCTGCCGAGCGGTATGCCTCCCAACCCCTTCATGATGATCTGCTTGCCGCCTTCGTAGTCCGTGCCAGCTTCATAGGCCAAACGCTGTGCCAAGCGCACGGCCGCCTCCGTTTCTACCCAGCCTGGCGAAACTCGCACGACGCGAATGCCCTTCGGCGTGACCTCTTTCGAGAGGCTCTTGCTGTAGGTCGAAAGCGCAGCTTTCGCCGCAGCGTAGGCAGTCGTGGACTCGGGGAGCGGTAACTGGTGCTGAATCGACGTAACATGAATGATGACGCCTGATCCCTGTTCAAGCATTAGCGGAAGCAATGCGCGGTCGATGCG harbors:
- a CDS encoding HdeA/HdeB family chaperone, producing the protein MIRLVSIAIAVAGIGLTSQALAAEVDMSKLTCKDVGDMPAAKTIGVAMWVNGYVHGKAGSAMIDGDKAHANAEKVAAYCKKNATSTLADAMEAVSKS
- a CDS encoding dienelactone hydrolase family protein; this translates as MLGRQGSHSKAALCHVSEYASAPQIGNDDPRLRTERVAIDVDWGKLDCYVARPDTDTEPHPGEIVAHDKLGLTPHFEEAARRLALEGFVTSAPSIDQRSTRASSKSP
- a CDS encoding phosphoethanolamine transferase, with the protein product MGSRDPTNLDIIVHLSSFRCLSAIASKTRACVGEVKLTTVPTKVSSLRPKIGSIPLCILTSCYILVFCNNTFWQKVTDYLGSGSGPLWALYLAMLALFVAAITPFSTKYLIKPFLIFLVVVAAVASHFTDTFGVVIDSDMIRNAMETTPAEAQHLITSDFLTHVAIFGIVPSLLIVWTKVDHRTFMRKFFWNLIAILASLAIFGICGVTYSREYTAAVRERRDISKSFNPVTPIVSTARYFLDAGKEASIVVQSVGVDATVKSPEPPINKPRVTVIVAGETARAENFSLGGYQRETNPRLKVANVVYFPNTMSCGTATATSIPCMFSRFTRSDFTHAKAMANETLVDVLAHAGIDVAWFDNNTGSKGVADRIKYVDLANSKDPRFCQQGECLDGIFLDKLDDWLDHVKGDSVLVLHQLGSHGPAYYLRYPEHQGKFFPDCRTPELGKCQVGEIINAYDNSILYTDYFLATVIDHLKARSGKIATGLIYMSDHGESLGEKGLYLHGTPYLFAPSQQTHVPFLTWFDDDFTKSMDLDTSCLRKEATAPTSHDNLFHSVLGMMNVETSVYEQKLDVFAKCRSGNS
- a CDS encoding COG4280 domain-containing protein — translated: MTTITGITSTMTASFLGSLVEVVEAFTIILAVGVTQSWRPAFIGTGLALAVLAILVLALGPLLGMIPIELMQFVIGTLLILFGLRWLRKAILRASGFIALHDEEKAFAEETDNLRRQASDRRANVLAAIAAFKAVLLEGVEVVFIVIATGAGHGMIGYASIGALAACLLVLVIGLFVHKPLSTVPENSLKFVVGLLLSAFGIFWVGEGIGAGWPGADLSLIAILAVLIVVSFGLVRMLQQYFDSHTKQVAR
- a CDS encoding SDR family oxidoreductase, with product MSFSLDLQGKRALVSGGTQGVGAAVVATLLDAGATVLTSARSVPPPSAGGPLYVAADLATAEGCEAVARAVTEQLGGIDIIVNVLGGSSAPAGGFAALSDDEWAKALNQNLMSAVRIDRALLPLMLEQGSGVIIHVTSIQHQLPLPESTTAYAAAKAALSTYSKSLSKEVTPKGIRVVRVSPGWVETEAAVRLAQRLAYEAGTDYEGGKQIIMKGLGGIPLGRPAKPEEVADLIAFLVSPRASAITGTEYTIDGGTVPTA